In one Bacillus sp. PK3_68 genomic region, the following are encoded:
- a CDS encoding M20/M25/M40 family metallo-hydrolase, with protein MKNRFYLPIVMIVLLLLGAVGSASASTVTYHPSLVHKTGKMAYEHTKYLTYKIGSRVAGTAKEAEARDYVESQFKRMGYNTTVQPFSYTRRGVEYHSSNVIAYKKGKSSKEVIVGAHYDSVAAGKGSDDNASGIGVMLETAEVLKNIKTPYSVKFIAFGAEEAGLKGSTYYAGQMTEQEIHHTVGMINLDSLAVGDHMYVYGNLGDKGFIRDQALKIAGKKKLDIGTNPGVNPEYPAGTTGDWSDHAPFNELGIPYAYFESTNWEIGDMDGYTQTVKHGGVWHTSNDTLDFIEREFPGRVEEHLKTFSQALTELVKFFGETSTAK; from the coding sequence ATGAAAAATCGTTTTTATTTACCCATCGTCATGATCGTTCTACTGTTACTTGGTGCTGTCGGAAGCGCCTCAGCTTCTACTGTCACATATCATCCATCCCTTGTTCATAAGACGGGGAAGATGGCTTATGAACATACCAAATATTTAACCTACAAAATTGGCAGCCGTGTAGCCGGTACAGCAAAAGAAGCAGAGGCAAGGGATTATGTGGAGAGCCAATTTAAAAGAATGGGATATAATACGACTGTTCAACCGTTTTCTTACACGAGAAGAGGGGTGGAGTACCATTCATCCAATGTGATTGCTTATAAAAAAGGGAAGTCTAGTAAGGAAGTCATTGTAGGAGCCCATTACGATTCAGTTGCAGCCGGGAAAGGTTCGGATGACAATGCTTCTGGTATTGGTGTCATGCTGGAAACAGCTGAAGTATTAAAAAATATCAAGACCCCTTATTCCGTGAAATTCATTGCTTTCGGTGCAGAAGAGGCAGGATTGAAAGGTTCAACCTATTATGCTGGCCAAATGACAGAACAGGAGATTCATCATACAGTCGGAATGATTAATTTGGATAGTTTAGCTGTTGGTGATCATATGTATGTCTATGGCAACCTAGGGGATAAAGGCTTTATCCGCGACCAGGCTCTCAAAATCGCCGGAAAGAAAAAGCTGGATATTGGCACCAATCCGGGGGTAAACCCAGAGTATCCAGCAGGGACAACGGGAGATTGGAGTGACCATGCACCATTTAATGAACTGGGCATTCCGTATGCTTACTTTGAATCAACGAACTGGGAAATCGGAGACATGGATGGTTATACTCAAACTGTCAAGCATGGAGGTGTATGGCATACTTCAAATGACACGTTAGATTTCATTGAAAGAGAGTTTCCTGGAAGGGTAGAGGAACACCTAAAGACATTCAGTCAAGCTTTGACCGAGCTTGTAAAATTTTTCGGCGAGACAAGTACTGCGAAGTAA
- a CDS encoding IS3 family transposase (programmed frameshift) produces the protein MGTRVSYPAEVKMKAVKMRLSGVPVKEVLKELNIRNKTQLKTWMKWYKAGEFHRFEQPVGKQYSFGKGTEHESEAEKLKAENRYLKQQIEVPKKVQRIGEEVVPETAVELVKELKTSMPVREICRHLGIARSTYYRWKSRSREETSRQIVERKIGTLCRDHKFRYGYRKITALLKREMSINHKAVQRVMQKYGWQCRVKVKKRKRTGQPCHISDNLLKGDFQANQPLQKLVTDITYLPFGQKQLYLSSIQDLFNGEIIAYSIGSCQNTDFVLHTLTQLPPLPKGCILHSDQGSVYTSYAYQQAVKGKGITMSMSRKGTPSDNASIESFHSSLKSETFYLDELRSTTTAIVVQTVENYIHYYNHIRIQAKLNNQPPVKYRQLAA, from the exons ATGGGTACAAGAGTCAGTTATCCAGCGGAAGTAAAAATGAAGGCTGTAAAAATGAGATTGTCTGGGGTGCCGGTTAAAGAAGTCTTGAAGGAATTAAACATTCGAAATAAGACACAACTTAAAACATGGATGAAATGGTATAAAGCAGGAGAGTTTCATCGATTTGAACAGCCAGTAGGCAAGCAGTATTCCTTTGGAAAAGGGACTGAGCATGAAAGTGAAGCGGAGAAGTTGAAGGCAGAAAATCGGTATCTGAAACAACAGATTGAAGTAC CTAAAAAAGTACAAAGAATTGGAGAGGAAGTGGTCCCAGAAACAGCCGTAGAATTAGTGAAAGAACTCAAAACCAGCATGCCCGTCAGGGAAATATGCCGGCATCTTGGCATTGCTAGATCCACTTATTATCGCTGGAAGAGCAGGAGCCGGGAAGAAACATCCAGGCAGATTGTTGAACGAAAAATCGGCACGTTGTGCCGGGATCATAAGTTTCGATACGGTTATCGTAAAATCACAGCCTTATTAAAACGAGAGATGTCTATTAACCATAAAGCGGTACAGCGTGTGATGCAAAAGTATGGCTGGCAATGCCGGGTAAAGGTGAAGAAACGCAAACGAACAGGACAGCCCTGTCATATTTCCGATAATCTGTTAAAAGGAGATTTCCAGGCAAATCAGCCTCTTCAAAAGCTCGTCACAGATATTACATACTTGCCTTTTGGCCAGAAACAGCTGTATCTTTCAAGTATCCAGGATTTATTTAACGGCGAAATCATTGCCTATTCTATAGGAAGCTGCCAAAACACAGATTTCGTGCTGCATACGCTGACCCAGCTGCCCCCTCTCCCCAAAGGGTGTATCTTGCACAGTGACCAAGGATCTGTTTACACATCTTATGCTTATCAACAGGCAGTCAAAGGAAAAGGCATTACCATGAGTATGTCCCGGAAAGGGACACCCTCTGATAATGCCTCCATCGAATCGTTTCATTCCTCGCTAAAGTCTGAAACGTTCTATCTCGACGAGTTGAGAAGCACTACGACGGCCATCGTAGTGCAAACTGTCGAAAACTATATTCACTATTATAACCATATCCGTATTCAAGCGAAACTAAACAACCAGCCACCGGTCAAGTATCGGCAGCTGGCTGCTTAA
- a CDS encoding LysR family transcriptional regulator: MNIHALRLFTKVAELKSVSKAAAILRISQPAVTIQIRNLEKEMGFTLIESKGRGITLTPNGEFLYKQAQRLFDLENDIENKIDQIKDSGVDDLNIAASYVPANFLLPKWLCHYKETYPSVMINVKTENTQQVIEQLLHYKADLAFVIEESKHHPDLDYQFLMDLEYCFIVPSHHHLAEETISFEKLMDEPFILREKGSSTKDLLLALCNLHKTPLPKIGMQLYGLNESIRTVAAGFGVMLAPSIAVADYIQQKQVARVYVKDIDIKRPTYLCTRKKEIDMLPHVSHFVDIVMNN, translated from the coding sequence ATGAATATACACGCACTTCGCTTATTTACAAAAGTGGCTGAATTGAAAAGTGTTTCCAAAGCAGCAGCTATCCTTAGAATTAGTCAGCCAGCTGTTACCATTCAAATTCGGAATTTAGAAAAAGAAATGGGATTTACGCTAATTGAATCAAAAGGAAGAGGAATCACCCTTACACCTAATGGTGAGTTTCTCTATAAACAAGCACAGAGACTGTTTGATCTGGAGAATGACATAGAAAATAAGATAGACCAAATAAAAGATTCAGGAGTAGATGACTTAAATATTGCCGCCTCCTACGTGCCGGCCAATTTCCTATTGCCTAAATGGTTGTGTCATTACAAAGAAACGTATCCATCTGTCATGATTAATGTAAAAACAGAAAATACACAGCAAGTCATCGAGCAGCTGCTCCACTATAAAGCCGATCTAGCTTTCGTTATTGAAGAAAGCAAGCATCACCCCGATTTGGATTATCAATTCCTAATGGATTTGGAATATTGTTTTATTGTTCCCTCCCATCACCATCTTGCTGAAGAAACCATTTCATTTGAAAAGTTAATGGATGAGCCATTTATTTTAAGGGAAAAAGGCAGCTCCACTAAAGATTTGTTGCTTGCCTTATGCAATCTTCATAAAACCCCTCTGCCAAAGATCGGCATGCAGCTATATGGATTAAATGAATCGATCCGAACAGTTGCCGCGGGTTTTGGCGTCATGCTGGCTCCCTCCATCGCTGTAGCCGACTATATTCAGCAAAAACAGGTCGCAAGGGTCTATGTTAAAGATATTGATATTAAGCGGCCTACCTATCTTTGTACAAGAAAAAAGGAAATCGACATGCTGCCTCATGTCTCTCATTTTGTGGACATTGTCATGAATAATTAA
- a CDS encoding MFS transporter → MITMSKDKQAAMNKEHIQQGTPAFKKANFALFAAGFITFANLYITQPLLPIFTKEFHVTPTMASLSLSLTTLSLAFGLLIFGSLSEAWGRKNIMSICIVIASLLTLVVAFSPSFKLLLMLRIIQGFAFAGIPSIAMAYLGEEIEGRSLGVAMGLYISGNSIGGLAGRVLMGTITDLVSWTAGMILLGSISLIACVYFMWALPPSKHFVSQPLALRPLFRSLMSHLKDPVLVSLFLIAFFLMGSFVTVFNYLGFKLTEPPYYLSMTIIGWIFLVYLVGTFSSTWFGILADRYGRPLLILTGTVLMLCGVLLTLPIPIFYKLIGIVIFTFGFFGAHSVASGLVSRHATHDIAQASSLYLFAYYLGSSVGGATGGVFWSLFGWSGVTSFTIGLLIISLLLVLRVKKLSKA, encoded by the coding sequence ATGATAACCATGAGTAAAGACAAACAGGCTGCCATGAACAAAGAGCATATCCAACAAGGCACGCCAGCCTTCAAAAAAGCTAATTTTGCATTATTTGCCGCTGGTTTTATTACGTTTGCCAACCTATATATTACCCAGCCGCTCTTGCCAATCTTCACGAAAGAGTTCCATGTCACACCAACAATGGCCAGCTTGTCTTTATCGTTAACTACACTTTCGCTGGCATTTGGTCTGCTTATTTTCGGTTCTCTTTCCGAGGCATGGGGACGAAAAAATATCATGTCCATTTGCATTGTCATAGCCTCTCTGTTAACTTTGGTCGTCGCATTTTCACCGTCTTTTAAGCTTCTTCTTATGCTGCGGATTATACAGGGGTTTGCTTTTGCTGGAATTCCTTCTATTGCTATGGCTTATTTAGGAGAAGAAATAGAGGGAAGAAGCTTAGGTGTGGCCATGGGTCTTTATATTAGTGGAAATTCCATCGGTGGACTTGCAGGAAGAGTGCTTATGGGAACGATAACTGATCTTGTTTCCTGGACAGCAGGTATGATTTTGCTAGGAAGCATCAGTCTAATTGCCTGTGTGTATTTTATGTGGGCGCTTCCGCCTTCCAAGCATTTTGTCTCACAGCCATTAGCTTTAAGGCCGCTGTTCCGGTCGCTCATGTCTCATTTGAAAGACCCGGTCTTGGTGTCATTGTTCTTGATCGCTTTTTTCTTGATGGGCAGTTTTGTAACTGTGTTTAATTATCTTGGTTTTAAGCTGACGGAACCGCCTTATTATTTAAGCATGACAATTATCGGCTGGATTTTTCTTGTTTATTTAGTAGGCACATTTAGTTCAACTTGGTTTGGCATACTTGCTGACAGGTATGGACGCCCTTTATTGATACTGACGGGCACAGTGCTTATGCTGTGCGGTGTGTTACTGACCTTGCCCATACCAATATTTTATAAACTGATTGGTATTGTGATATTTACATTCGGATTCTTTGGCGCCCATTCTGTTGCAAGCGGGCTAGTAAGCCGACATGCTACGCACGATATTGCTCAAGCCTCGTCCCTTTATTTATTTGCCTATTATTTAGGATCAAGTGTCGGTGGAGCAACAGGCGGTGTGTTTTGGTCGCTCTTTGGGTGGTCTGGAGTGACAAGCTTTACTATAGGATTATTAATCATCTCTCTTCTTTTAGTTCTAAGGGTAAAAAAACTATCTAAGGCCTGA
- a CDS encoding response regulator transcription factor, whose amino-acid sequence MQVIRTLIVDDHAIVRMGVKMLLGKQGNIEVVGEAADGQEAVEKALSLKPDLVIMDLSMPPGKNGLEATRELKQSLPETQVLILTMHDDEDYLFQVLQAGASGYILKNALDSELLTAVNAVWEGQAYLHPSAAKSLVEDFLKRVNCGEDLYTYKLLSNREEEILVFIAKGYSNKEIAEILYISVKTVETHKSRIMDKLGLQKRHELVAYAMKKGMLSLDHPL is encoded by the coding sequence ATGCAGGTTATTCGCACCTTGATTGTAGATGATCATGCTATCGTTAGAATGGGTGTAAAAATGCTTCTCGGAAAGCAGGGAAATATTGAAGTGGTGGGTGAAGCGGCTGATGGGCAAGAAGCTGTTGAGAAGGCGTTGTCTCTAAAGCCGGACCTCGTTATTATGGATCTCAGCATGCCTCCTGGCAAAAATGGTTTAGAAGCCACACGAGAATTAAAACAATCCCTTCCTGAAACCCAGGTTTTAATACTTACCATGCATGATGATGAGGATTATTTGTTTCAGGTGCTGCAAGCAGGCGCTTCAGGCTATATTTTGAAAAATGCACTTGATTCAGAATTGCTTACCGCCGTTAATGCCGTATGGGAAGGGCAAGCTTACTTGCATCCCTCTGCAGCTAAATCATTAGTGGAAGATTTTTTGAAACGAGTGAACTGCGGGGAAGATCTTTATACTTATAAATTGTTAAGCAACCGGGAAGAGGAAATACTCGTATTCATTGCAAAAGGCTACAGCAATAAAGAAATCGCTGAGATCTTATATATTAGTGTAAAAACGGTGGAGACTCATAAAAGCCGGATAATGGATAAGCTTGGCCTTCAAAAAAGACATGAACTAGTTGCCTATGCAATGAAAAAGGGGATGCTCAGTCTTGATCATCCCTTATAA
- a CDS encoding YetF domain-containing protein — MGLGMMLIKLASGFVALVICMKWTGTKGISNLTPIDFIWSIMLSEIFGNGLYDPQVKWYVVLIMLLAWCAIKLLFDKIMFHTDKVEIFISGKEVLIIRDGELDHKMLEKNCLDLRDLKEALRKQSIFSINEVEHAYLEKDGSITVKKKAAFEPVTKGDLNIKVK, encoded by the coding sequence ATGGGACTTGGAATGATGTTAATTAAACTTGCCAGTGGTTTTGTGGCTCTTGTGATTTGTATGAAGTGGACAGGTACAAAAGGAATCTCTAATTTGACTCCTATTGACTTTATCTGGAGTATTATGCTTTCGGAAATATTCGGAAACGGCCTTTATGATCCACAAGTGAAATGGTATGTCGTGTTGATCATGCTCCTGGCATGGTGTGCGATCAAATTACTGTTTGATAAAATTATGTTTCATACAGATAAGGTGGAAATTTTTATATCTGGAAAGGAAGTTTTAATTATTCGTGATGGAGAACTTGATCATAAGATGCTCGAAAAGAATTGCCTGGATTTGAGAGATTTAAAAGAAGCATTAAGAAAGCAAAGCATCTTTTCCATCAATGAAGTGGAACATGCATATTTAGAAAAGGATGGAAGTATAACAGTCAAAAAGAAAGCGGCATTTGAACCGGTTACAAAGGGCGATTTAAATATAAAGGTTAAATGA
- a CDS encoding amino acid permease: MHNEHVVKQMVNETKKQEQAKGNTKGIQWWQLSLIGIGSIIGAGFLLGTGLTIKTAGTSMIFAYLLGGIIAFLAFSALAEMSVHDPQEGSFRTYAKLAFGHRMGFVSGWMYWISGVLIMSSEVTALSIFTQYWFHDVPLWVFAIIYSVLALGINLLGMSNFGKVETVFAVIKLSTLVIFILFGVLLLLGVISPGAAKMHAGSVFHMSNMFPHGFTGWWSSLIFALFSFGGIAVIGVTSTELKHKEDVSKSGIALIIALVCLYVFSLFMVVSMVSWTKIGEGESPFVTALSNFPIPYLGTIFNIIIISAAFSTMVGSLFSITKVLISLSKDGDAPKSLSHITEKGVPLRALILGISGLAASVIVSFFLPSTVYEYLTTAAGVTLILNWCIILSSQIKHRKTYMTREAVHTFKMAGAPFTSYTGILLIAFVLCGALLRANERYGLFISLGIVLMIFLASAFFTKERRG; the protein is encoded by the coding sequence ATGCATAATGAACATGTTGTCAAGCAGATGGTGAATGAGACAAAGAAGCAAGAACAAGCGAAAGGGAACACGAAAGGAATCCAGTGGTGGCAGCTTTCGCTGATTGGCATCGGCTCGATTATCGGGGCGGGTTTTTTATTAGGGACGGGACTTACCATTAAGACGGCCGGCACTTCTATGATTTTTGCTTATCTTTTAGGAGGGATTATTGCGTTCCTGGCCTTCAGTGCTTTGGCGGAGATGTCAGTTCACGATCCTCAGGAAGGCTCATTCCGGACGTATGCCAAACTCGCTTTTGGGCATCGGATGGGATTTGTCAGCGGATGGATGTATTGGATTTCCGGTGTGCTGATTATGTCGAGTGAAGTGACAGCTTTGTCCATTTTCACTCAGTACTGGTTTCACGATGTTCCATTATGGGTTTTTGCGATTATTTATTCGGTGCTCGCCCTTGGAATCAATCTTTTAGGGATGAGCAACTTCGGAAAAGTCGAGACGGTATTTGCTGTGATTAAATTGTCCACTTTAGTGATTTTTATCTTGTTTGGCGTCTTGCTTCTTTTAGGGGTTATTTCCCCGGGGGCCGCCAAGATGCATGCAGGGTCTGTTTTTCATATGTCTAATATGTTTCCGCATGGCTTTACCGGCTGGTGGTCTTCTCTTATTTTTGCCCTATTTTCTTTTGGGGGAATTGCCGTCATTGGAGTGACTTCCACCGAGCTTAAGCATAAGGAAGATGTCAGTAAATCAGGGATTGCTTTAATCATCGCATTAGTATGTCTATATGTCTTTTCTCTCTTTATGGTTGTATCAATGGTTTCTTGGACGAAGATTGGCGAGGGAGAGAGTCCATTCGTAACAGCGTTATCAAACTTCCCGATTCCTTATTTGGGGACCATTTTTAATATCATTATTATTAGTGCGGCATTTTCAACGATGGTCGGGTCGCTGTTTTCTATTACAAAGGTTTTAATCTCCTTGTCAAAGGATGGGGATGCACCAAAGTCGTTGTCTCATATAACCGAAAAAGGAGTTCCTTTGCGAGCGCTGATCCTTGGAATATCCGGGCTGGCTGCGTCTGTTATTGTTTCTTTCTTTCTGCCGAGTACCGTGTATGAGTATCTAACCACCGCAGCAGGAGTAACGCTGATTTTGAATTGGTGTATCATTTTATCTTCCCAAATTAAACACCGGAAGACTTATATGACCAGGGAAGCTGTACACACTTTTAAAATGGCGGGGGCACCTTTTACCTCCTATACTGGAATTTTATTAATTGCCTTTGTTCTATGCGGCGCGCTTCTCCGAGCTAATGAGCGATATGGCCTATTTATCAGTCTGGGAATTGTTCTAATGATCTTCTTGGCTTCTGCTTTCTTTACAAAAGAGAGAAGGGGGTAA
- a CDS encoding universal stress protein: MDNNILVYADNAEHALEAVKRVVKCESGPSTATITFLYILPVSDHLQEVFQEGVKLAEKLHHYSEFFQEAGNYLNELQINHKKMVRMGNPSQEIALITQSDCYDLLVIAKTASEESVKLITQKAKCPVFTLKNNHEH; this comes from the coding sequence ATGGATAACAATATATTGGTCTATGCAGATAATGCCGAGCATGCACTAGAAGCTGTTAAGCGTGTTGTAAAGTGCGAGTCCGGCCCTTCCACAGCAACCATTACTTTTCTTTATATCCTTCCTGTTTCCGATCATCTGCAGGAAGTTTTTCAGGAGGGAGTGAAGCTTGCGGAGAAGCTTCATCACTACTCAGAATTTTTTCAGGAAGCAGGCAACTATCTCAACGAATTACAAATAAACCACAAGAAAATGGTTCGAATGGGGAACCCTTCTCAAGAAATCGCTTTAATCACCCAGTCGGATTGCTATGATTTGTTGGTTATTGCAAAGACTGCAAGTGAAGAGAGTGTAAAGTTAATTACACAAAAAGCAAAATGTCCTGTTTTCACTTTAAAGAACAACCATGAGCATTAA
- a CDS encoding spore coat protein: MDLTERRCHRSWSALDPSSSHPLSNENQDLTGTIETIQQSFEQIIVIDSADVEIVTTDTQAALSVQVALQAAIALVISISIADSEKAERITQDLLGRLKSSQVNRQQTYVENSRGVRITTTDTDLVVNIQLLLQVLIALLVRINIL, from the coding sequence ATGGATCTAACTGAAAGAAGATGCCATAGAAGTTGGAGTGCGTTAGACCCCTCATCAAGTCATCCATTAAGCAATGAGAATCAGGATTTAACTGGGACAATTGAAACAATCCAACAATCTTTTGAGCAGATTATCGTCATTGACTCGGCAGATGTGGAGATTGTAACAACTGACACACAAGCTGCACTCTCTGTGCAAGTAGCGCTCCAAGCTGCCATCGCATTAGTTATCAGCATATCAATTGCGGATAGTGAAAAAGCCGAAAGAATTACACAAGATTTATTAGGAAGACTAAAATCAAGCCAAGTAAATCGGCAGCAAACATACGTTGAGAACTCAAGAGGCGTCAGAATTACAACAACTGATACTGACCTAGTTGTAAATATTCAATTGCTGTTGCAAGTCCTCATTGCACTTCTTGTAAGAATTAACATTTTATAA
- a CDS encoding alpha/beta fold hydrolase: MKIVVPKPFMYKAKTRAVLLLHGFTGNTIDVKMLGRYLQEYGYTCHAPLYRGHGADPDRLIQTGPEDWWRDAVDGYDHLTSEGYEEIAVIGISLGGTFALKLASFLKVKAVVSICAPVLAKDIEGLYRRVNDYAEGYKKFEGKSDGQIRVEMKDFTNMPVASLQDLQQLISQVKNSLKAIASPVFVLQGRLDHPVYRESADIIFNTVNVENKLIRWYEDSGHIITLGKERQQVYEDVRMFLDSLEWKRQSESDDNHE, translated from the coding sequence ATGAAAATTGTTGTACCAAAGCCTTTTATGTATAAGGCAAAGACAAGAGCTGTTCTTTTACTTCATGGTTTTACCGGCAATACGATTGATGTCAAAATGCTCGGAAGGTATTTGCAGGAATACGGTTACACTTGTCATGCTCCCTTATATAGAGGGCATGGAGCAGATCCAGATCGACTCATTCAAACAGGTCCTGAAGATTGGTGGAGAGATGCAGTAGATGGGTATGACCATCTGACTTCAGAGGGATATGAGGAAATCGCTGTTATTGGTATTTCATTGGGAGGAACCTTCGCTTTAAAATTGGCTTCTTTTTTAAAAGTGAAGGCGGTTGTCTCGATATGTGCCCCTGTCTTAGCAAAAGATATCGAGGGTTTATATAGACGTGTGAACGATTACGCAGAAGGATATAAAAAATTTGAAGGGAAAAGCGATGGACAAATACGAGTTGAAATGAAAGACTTCACTAACATGCCAGTGGCTTCTTTGCAGGACTTACAGCAACTTATTAGTCAGGTGAAAAATAGCTTAAAGGCGATTGCCTCTCCTGTTTTTGTTTTGCAGGGGAGATTGGATCATCCTGTCTATAGAGAAAGTGCGGATATTATCTTCAATACAGTGAATGTAGAAAATAAGCTTATTCGCTGGTATGAAGATTCGGGTCATATTATTACACTAGGGAAGGAACGCCAACAGGTGTATGAAGACGTCCGTATGTTTCTAGATTCCCTCGAATGGAAAAGACAGAGTGAATCTGATGATAACCATGAGTAA